The following are encoded together in the Ooceraea biroi isolate clonal line C1 chromosome 2, Obir_v5.4, whole genome shotgun sequence genome:
- the LOC105282909 gene encoding calcium and integrin-binding family member 3, whose amino-acid sequence MGNKVATFTEEQLEDYQDCTFFTRKEILRIFKRFREIGDPGMIPRTLTPQEASTLRLPLSYLARIPELKENPFRERISEVFTQRSEQGHSTSSSEGMCFEEFLEMMSVFSEQAPRDLKVFYAFKIYDFDGDGVLGLGDLERTCRQLTRGGLSVEEVATVCQKVLEESDIDGDGALSYLEFEHVVTRASDFMATFHIRI is encoded by the exons ATGGGTAATAAAGTGGCAACCTTCACCGAAGAACAACTCGAAGATTACCAGGATTGTACCTTTTTCACACGCAAAGAGATCTTAAG aatatttaaGAGATTTCGGGAGATAGGAGATCCTGGAATGATACCGCGTACCTTGACGCCGCAAGAAGCGTCTACTCTCCGTCTACCTTTATCGTACTTGGCTCGTATTCCCGAATTAAAG GAAAATCCGTTTAGAGAACGAATCTCAGAGGTCTTCACACAACGTTCAGAACAGGGACATTCGACGTCCAGCTCCGAAGGAATGTGCTTCGAAGAATTCCTCGAGATGATGTCCGTGTTTTCTGAGCAGGCACCGCGGGATCTGAAAGTGTTTTACGCCTTCAAAATTTACG ATTTCGACGGGGACGGAGTGTTGGGCCTGGGCGATTTGGAGCGCACCTGTCGGCAGCTGACTCGAGGCGGGCTAAGTGTCGAAGAGGTGGCTACCGTGTGTCAAAAAGTTCTGGAAGAGAGTGACATAGACGGTGATGGAGCTCTATCTTACCTCGAGTTCGAGCACGTCGTGACTAGGGCCTCCGATTTTATGGCGACTTTCcacataagaatataa
- the LOC105282910 gene encoding protein misato produces the protein MTTREILTIQLGHYSNFVGAHWWNLQESNFTYDAKSPSEINHDVLYREGENMRKQVTFTPRLLTVDLKGAQGYLSEQGTLYETDPLDDQLLWDKTKLEITSFEPSPKTPFIQSLDGSRGPNESADSHAFDFENDVKSWVDYLLPSFHPRTVNIAKEYLHNSAERSFDLFTYGRDLWTTEQFSDDFSDRIRSYVEECDFMQGFQVLVDSIDGFAGLGASCIQYLRDEYGKSILAFPCLDYNSSEPSAADLIKIVNTALCWQHIGEHSSLYSPLSCGQVGWPFATDSRKFENVTYDPTLKYHSSAILATALDTLTLRYRTKKYANASLSDLCADLNKLGRKAAATSLSLPFPMRFNVDLIDMLDDLEESLWTSLTPSCEIPADNSMQSIALRGVAKDRMKRPIQEASKQMSKPAYRCSSVHEMMTLYLACTCHASATYLSDVEAPLKISIPYPKIFNNNVTEDGNIADWPTATDVKSVAVMAGLHSGSKVAAMYESLLKQTKRIRSIKKLHAFTDSGLEEDEFIECVHNLANCKEAYEDCYI, from the exons ATGACAACGCGAGAAATATTGACTATTCAATTGGGTCATTATTCGAATTTCGTCGGTGCGCATTGGTGGAACCTACAG GAATCGAATTTTACGTACGACGCTAAAAGTCCATCTGAAATAAACCACGATGTTTTGTACAGAGAAGGTGAAAACATGCGT AAACAAGTTACGTTCACGCCACGGCTGTTAACAGTAGATTTAAAAGGGGCACAGGGCTACTTGAGCGAGCAAGGTACTTTGTATGAGACAGATCCTCTGGATGATCAGCTTCTATGGGACAAAACCAAATTGGAGATCACCAGCTTCGAACCTAGTCCCAAGACACCTTTTATACAAAGTTTAGATGGATCCCGTGGACCCAATGAATCCGCGGACTCGCACGCTTTTGACTTTGAGAACGATGTGAAGTCGTGGGTCGACTATCTGTTACCTTCGTTTCATCCAAGAACAGTGAATATCGCCAAGGAATATTTGCATAACTCTGCAGAACGGTCGTTCGATCTGTTTACCTATGGTCGTGATTTGTGGACCACCGAGCAGTTTTCCGACGATTTCTCGGATAGGATACGGTCATACGTCGAAGAATGTGACTTCATGCAGGGATTTCAG gTGCTTGTGGATTCTATTGATGGCTTCGCTGGTCTCGGAGCATCTTGTATCCAATATCTGCGTGACGAGTATGGAAAGAGTATCCTGGCGTTTCCGTGTCTGGACTACAACAGTAGCGAACCCAGCGCAGCGGATTTAATCAAGATCGTCAATACAGCGCTATGTTGGCAACACATTGGGGAACATTCGTCACTTTACAGTCCATTGTCTTGCGGGCAGGTGGGTTGGCCGTTTGCAACCGATTCACGTAAATTCGAGAACGTAACGTACGACCCAACGCTCAAGTATCACAGCAGCGCGATACTGGCGACTGCTCTGGACACGTTGACGCTAAGATACAGAACTAAAAAGTACGCAAACGCTAGTTTGTCTGATCTGTGCGCTGACTTGAACAAGCTGGGTCGCAAAGCGGCGGCGACTAGTTTGAGCCTGCCGTTTCCCATGAGATTCAACGTGGATTTAATAGACATGCTGGACGATTTGGAGGAATCCTTGTGGACAAGCTTGACGCCGAGCTGCGAGATACCGGCAGATAACAGCATGCAGAGCATAGCGTTACGAGGAGTTGCCAAAGACCGGATGAAGCGACCCATTCAGGAAGCCAGCAAACAGATGTCCAAACCAGCCTACAGATGTTCCAGTGTACACGAGATGATGACGCTGTATCTCGCGTGTACGTGTCACGCGTCGGCCACGTACTTGTCCGACGTCGAGGCACCGCTAAAAATTTCCATACCGTACccaaagatttttaataacaacGTAACCGAGGACGGAAACATTGCTGATTGGCCGACAGCAACAG atgttaaatcggttgCGGTGATGGCTGGTCTGCACAGCGGCAGTAAGGTCGCGGCGATGTACGAATCTCTCCTCAAGCAAACCAAAAGGATAAGAAGTATTAAGAAGTTACACGCCTTTACAGATTCCGGACTGGAGGAAGATGAGTTTATCGAGTGCGTTCACAATTTGGCAAATTGTAAAGAGGCGTACGAAGATTGTTATATTTGA
- the LOC105282914 gene encoding twinfilin isoform X2, with translation MSHQTGIKANDALKKLFAKCRDGKIRVLKVSIENEELTPASSSKPLNKWQDDYDKMIKPLIVEDQPAYILYRLDTKSPDSGYDWLFISWSPDTAPVRQKMLYASTKATLKQEFGTASIKEELHGTVPEDITLEGYHKHKRNDTAPVPLTTAEEELAELKKTTATTDYSVETRHQTLSGVAFPVSDEAKQAITELGKSVHEYVQLKIELEEEKIHLVTACDISLDKLPTKVPSDAARYHLYNFKHTHEGDYTESIVFIYSMPGYSCSIKERMLYSSCKAPLLDLIQSLGVTIAKKLEVNSGEELADMLDDPPSIKDTAAITLATPSTPCAPTQSIPEKKSKQKRSCVLS, from the exons ATGTCTCACCAAACGGGAATCAAGG ccAACGATGCATTAAAGAAGCTGTTTGCCAAATGTCGCGACGGGAAGATACGGGTATTGAAGGTTTCCATAGAAAATG AGGAACTAACTCCAGCATCTTCCTCTAAACCATTAAACAAATGGCAAGATGATTATGACAAAATGATCAAGCCATTGATCGTGGAGGATCAGCCAGCCTATATTCTCTACAGGTTGGACACAAAGTCACCAGATTCTGGTTATGATTGGTTATTTATATCCTGGTCTCCTGATACGGCGCCAGTGAGGCAAAAAATGCTTTATGCCTCTACCAAGGCCACGTTGAAGCAGGAATTTGGCACAGCCTCGATAAAAGAGGAATTGCATGGCACCGTTCCAGAAGATATCACACTGGAGGGGTATCACAAGCATAAGAGAAACGATACAGCACCTGTGCCATTAACAACGGCGGAGGAAGAATTGGCAGAGTTGAAGAAGACCACGGCAACTACAGATTACAGCGTTGAGACTAGACATCAGACGCTAAGCGGCGTAGCATTCCCAGTGTCGGACGAGGCCAAGCAGGCGATCACGGAACTGGGTAAAAGTGTTCACGAATACGTTCAACTGAAAATCGAACTGGAGGAGGAAAAGATACATTTAGTGACAGCTTGTGATATCTCATTGGATAAACTGCCAACTAAAGTACCATCGGACGCTGCTAGATATCATCTTTACAACTTTAAGCATACTCACGAAGGAGATTACACAGAAAGCATAG tTTTCATATATAGCATGCCAGGATATAGTTGCAGTATTAAAGAAAGAATGTTATACTCCTCGTGCAAGGCACCTCTTCTCGATCTTATCCAGTCCTTGGGAGTAACAATAGCAAAAAAG TTGGAAGTAAATAGTGGGGAAGAGTTGGCAGATATGTTGGACGATCCTCCGAGCATAAAAGACACAGCCGCAATAACTCTTGCAACTCCGTCGACACCCTGTGCCCCTACTCAGTCCATACCAGAGAAAAAATCAAAGCAGAAACGATCTTGTGTCTTAAGCTAA
- the LOC105282914 gene encoding twinfilin isoform X1 → MSHQTGIKANDALKKLFAKCRDGKIRVLKVSIENEELTPASSSKPLNKWQDDYDKMIKPLIVEDQPAYILYRLDTKSPDSGYDWLFISWSPDTAPVRQKMLYASTKATLKQEFGTASIKEELHGTVPEDITLEGYHKHKRNDTAPVPLTTAEEELAELKKTTATTDYSVETRHQTLSGVAFPVSDEAKQAITELGKSVHEYVQLKIELEEEKIHLVTACDISLDKLPTKVPSDAARYHLYNFKHTHEGDYTESIVFIYSMPGYSCSIKERMLYSSCKAPLLDLIQSLGVTIAKKLEIAGGQELTEEFFQEELHPKISLHQPKFAKPKGPPNRGAKRITKVQEYASTRQEN, encoded by the exons ATGTCTCACCAAACGGGAATCAAGG ccAACGATGCATTAAAGAAGCTGTTTGCCAAATGTCGCGACGGGAAGATACGGGTATTGAAGGTTTCCATAGAAAATG AGGAACTAACTCCAGCATCTTCCTCTAAACCATTAAACAAATGGCAAGATGATTATGACAAAATGATCAAGCCATTGATCGTGGAGGATCAGCCAGCCTATATTCTCTACAGGTTGGACACAAAGTCACCAGATTCTGGTTATGATTGGTTATTTATATCCTGGTCTCCTGATACGGCGCCAGTGAGGCAAAAAATGCTTTATGCCTCTACCAAGGCCACGTTGAAGCAGGAATTTGGCACAGCCTCGATAAAAGAGGAATTGCATGGCACCGTTCCAGAAGATATCACACTGGAGGGGTATCACAAGCATAAGAGAAACGATACAGCACCTGTGCCATTAACAACGGCGGAGGAAGAATTGGCAGAGTTGAAGAAGACCACGGCAACTACAGATTACAGCGTTGAGACTAGACATCAGACGCTAAGCGGCGTAGCATTCCCAGTGTCGGACGAGGCCAAGCAGGCGATCACGGAACTGGGTAAAAGTGTTCACGAATACGTTCAACTGAAAATCGAACTGGAGGAGGAAAAGATACATTTAGTGACAGCTTGTGATATCTCATTGGATAAACTGCCAACTAAAGTACCATCGGACGCTGCTAGATATCATCTTTACAACTTTAAGCATACTCACGAAGGAGATTACACAGAAAGCATAG tTTTCATATATAGCATGCCAGGATATAGTTGCAGTATTAAAGAAAGAATGTTATACTCCTCGTGCAAGGCACCTCTTCTCGATCTTATCCAGTCCTTGGGAGTAACAATAGCAAAAAAG CTTGAGATAGCCGGTGGACAGGAGCTCACCGAAGAATTTTTCCAAGAGGAGTTGCATCCGAAAATCAGTTTACATCAGCCAAAATTCGCTAAACCTAAGGGTCCACCGAACAGGGGTGCTAAGCGTATAACCAAGGTTCAGGAATACGCATCTACTAgacaagaaaattaa
- the LOC105282913 gene encoding RPII140-upstream gene protein, which produces MFRLTRFAIRPILCSFPIIGGKGDNPYDRPKNVINTTEKPLNDELGWDRVKKIFRRDEYGTLTKELQSIVSVTLSGSVCGMIIGGLRTTQRTVDNFIASNEATRFDNHLHAKNSLHQKVLENFISKGGGLGIKLGFFCFMFSFITTCTTAYRGKLSIENYILGASVTGLLFRVNMGIRGALVGATLGGTLGAVCGIVSMLILSLSGVSIDEVLEAQRQWIVSRKQIGEENMKRGMAQEKPEIQQMMEETQKLRILQKMQNVEDSKT; this is translated from the exons ATGTTCCGTTTAACTCGATTTGCTATAAGGCCAATATTATGTTCATTTCCAATTATTGGGGGTAAGGGTGATAATCCGTATGATAGGcctaaaaatgtaataaataccACTGAAAAACCATTGAACGATGAATTGGGTTGGGATcgagtgaaaaaaatatttagaagaGA CGAATACGGTACGCTTACCAAAGAATTACAATCCATCGTAAGTGTGACGTTATCAGGTAGTGTATGTGGTATGATCATTGGAGGTTTGAGAACAACACAAAGGACCGTAGATAATTTCATTGCGAGTAATGAAGCGACAAGATTTGATAATCatctgcatgcaaaaaatagTCTTCACCAGAAAGTgttggaaaatttcatatcAAAGGGTGGAGGACTGGGAATAAAACTTGGATTCTTTTGTTTTATGTTTAG ttttataacaACATGCACGACGGCATATCGAGGGAAACTAAGCATAGAGAATTATATCTTGGGTGCTTCTGTGACAGGATTACTATTTAGAGTAAACATGGGGATTCGAGGAGCACTTGTTGGTGCTACACTTGGTGGTACGTTAGGTGCAGTGTGTGGTATTGTTTCCATGCTGATTCTTAGTTTGTCAGGAGTTTCTATAGATGAGGTGCTAGAAGCGCAAAGACAATGGATAGTTTCGAGAAAACA GATAGGAGAGGAGAACATGAAAAGAGGTATGGCTCAAGAAAAGCCAGAAATACAACAAATGATGGAAGAGACTCAAAAACTGAGGATATTgcagaaaatgcaaaatgttgaAGATAGTAAAACATGA
- the LOC105282912 gene encoding coiled-coil domain-containing protein 115 yields the protein MDDDIDTLSEEIDKLILQNLDLMEEKICKNLEMEQLLKGGHIELAKTKYIRGKENISMLQVPNNEDTVTSLFDLETLEVLDDNYADRFDINLKKLNGKADEPKDPIKWFGLLVPQNLKTSQQCFQRSIYLAVSIANIQANLVSLTSKLEKLYTQKDNLRHPKQQNNTT from the coding sequence ATGGATGACGACATAGACACTTTGTCAGAGGAGattgacaaattaatattacagaatTTAGATTTAATGGAGGAAAAGATTTGTAAGAACCTTGAGATGGAACAGTTGCTGAAGGGCGGTCACATTGAGTTGgccaaaacaaaatatatccGTGGAAAGGAGAACATTAGTATGCTACAAGTGCCAAATAACGAAGATACAGTGACATCGTTATTTGATCTGGAGACTCTTGAGGTACTGGATGATAACTACGCGGATCGTTTTGATATAAATCTGAAAAAGTTAAACGGCAAAGCAGATGAACCGAAAGATCCCATTAAGTGGTTTGGCCTATTGGTGCCGCAAAATTTGAAGACTAGTCAGCAATGCTTTCAGCGCTCCATTTACCTTGCCGTGAGCATAGCAAATATACAGGCAAACCTTGTTTCTCTAACGTcgaaacttgaaaaattgtaTACTCAAAAAGATAATTTGCGTCACCCaaaacaacaaaataatacaacttaa
- the LOC105282911 gene encoding rac GTPase-activating protein 1 — MTTLSLLATYDELVRCTNVLINGSCEEDFQQCALNQEAMRQKWSGTEQECGRLLAALNKAQNEIAGLDKKLCHARRKLEEENHKRRVAEEQRDVLERQVAMVRNLLLNDGGRNLNDETREKLQFLNNTTLNRQSNVQYQDINIDKLNTIAELDSTGSILSDLNCLSKSENDIDASIMLQHHKKREWKEHRPSSEYAPKHRRSTLHKVADLNSSDKIVATTTVVMPKDGAITASSTIEAIPGDENADPQAAPCSSRKRRKSSTEHSRSKLSHMDMNKVPVDTAPSAPKADIITSTSDSEDVYKPSPNIGGYTLHTKISRSHNFTAKTVIKPELCTPCGKRIRFGKIVQKCRDCRATAHTECKDLVPLPCVPTGNTPTLRGIPGTIADYTPTIPPMVPSIVVHCINEVELRGMNEQGLYRVNGAAVDTKSLKEKFLKGKGAPNLSNVDIATICSTLKDFLRSLREPLITVSLLGDFVRATTMTDKQDVDVAFYQAISELPQPNRDTLAFLILHLQRVSSSPECKMPISNLAKVFGPTLVGYSSQEPSLTMLSETKQQVAIVEGLLQLPSDYWATYVNPASSSDVCTPKTGELKHTPSTESLLKRSISRGFFNTPLTSSHAFARKNKKYFATPPSRAGF; from the exons ATGACTACGCTGTCTCTTTTGGCTACTTATGACGAGCTGGTGAGGTGTACGAATGTTTTGATAAATGGATCCTGCGAGGAAG ACTTCCAGCAATGTGCTTTAAACCAAGAAGCAATGAGACAGAAATGGTCAGGAACGGAACAAGAGTGTGGACGACTTCTTGCGGCCTTAAATAAAGCTCAAAATGAGATTGCAGGGCTTGACAAAAAATTGTGCCACGCCAGAAGGAAGTTGGAAGAAGAGAATCATAAACGTCGCGTTGCCGAGGAACAGAGAGACGTATTG GAAAGGCAAGTTGCCATGGTCAGGAATCTCCTGCTCAACGATGGAGGAAGAAACCTGAATGACGAAACTAGAGAGAAACTGCAGTTTCTCAATAATACCACTTTGAATCGTCAGAGCAACGTACAATATCAAGACATCAATATAGATAA ACTTAATACAATAGCAGAGTTAGATTCTACGGGCTCGATATTGAGCGATCTTAACTGTTTGTCAAAGTCGGAAAATGATATAGATGCCAGCATTATGCTACAACATCACAAGAAACGAGAATGGAAGGAACATCGACCCAGCAGCGAGTACGCTCCGAAACACCGTCGCAGTACCCTGCATAAAGTCGCGGACTTAAATTCATCTGACAAAATAGTAGCGACTACCACTGTAGTTATGCCGAAGGATGGTGCGATTACCGCATCGTCTACGATTGAAGCTATACCCGGCGATGAAAATGCAGACCCCCAGGCTGCCCCGTGTAGCTCGCGCAAGCGACGCAAGAGCAGCACAGAGCACAGTAGATCGAAGCTGTCGCATATGGATATGAATAAAGTACCAGTGGACACCGCA CCATCGGCACCAAAGGCAGATATTATTACGTCAACCTCGGACTCGGAAGATGTCTATAAACCAAGTCCAAATATTGGCGGATATACCTtgcatacaaaaatatcaagaaGTCATAATTTCACAGCTAAAACTGTTATCAAGCCAGAGTTGTGCACACCTTGTGGTAAAAg aATTCGATTTGGAAAGATTGTGCAAAAGTGCAGAGATTGCAGAGCTACGGCCCACACCGAGTGCAAGGATTTAGTGCCGCTGCCGTGTGTCCCAACAGGAAACACGCCTACGCTACGTGGAATACCC GGCACCATTGCTGATTACACGCCTACGATACCACCCATGGTACCTTCCATTGTAGTTCACTGCATCAACGAAGTGGAGTTACGCGGAATGAACGAACAAGGTTTGTACAGAGTAAATGGAGCGGCCGTGGACACCAAATCTCTCAAGGAGAAGTTTTTGAAAGGGAAAGGTGCTCCGAATCTTTCCAACGTCGACATCGCGACTATCTGTTCTACCCTAAAAGACTTTCTCAG ATCATTACGTGAGCCGTTGATTACCGTTAGCTTATTGGGAGATTTCGTGCGCGCAACGACGATGACCGACAAACAGGACGTTGACGTCGCTTTTTATCAAGCGATTTCCGAACTACCACAGCCGAATCGCGATACTCTGGCCTTTTTGATATTGCACTTGCAAAGAGTATCGAGCAGTCCCGAATGTAAAATGCCCATCAGTAATCTCGCCAAGGTCTTCGGGCCGACTCTGGTTGGCTACAGCTCCCAGGAGCCATCTCTCACGATGCTTAGCGAAACCAAGCAGCAAGTTGCA ATAGTTGAAGGACTGCTCCAACTTCCATCCGATTATTGGGCCACTTACGTAAACCCTGCGAGTTCAAGTGACGTCTGTACGCCGAAAACGGGAGAATTGAAACATACGCCATCCACGGAATCGCTTCTCAAACGTAGCATCTCCCGTGGTTTCTTCAACACACCGCTTACCTCCAG CCACGCTTTTGCGAGAAAGAACAAAAAATACTTTGCCACGCCACCTTCTAGAGCAGGATTCTGA
- the LOC105282914 gene encoding twinfilin isoform X3: MSHQTGIKANDALKKLFAKCRDGKIRVLKVSIENEELTPASSSKPLNKWQDDYDKMIKPLIVEDQPAYILYRLDTKSPDSGYDWLFISWSPDTAPVRQKMLYASTKATLKQEFGTASIKEELHGTVPEDITLEGYHKHKRNDTAPVPLTTAEEELAELKKTTATTDYSVETRHQTLSGVAFPVSDEAKQAITELGKSVHEYVQLKIELEEEKIHLVTACDISLDKLPTKVPSDAARYHLYNFKHTHEGDYTESIVFIYSMPGYSCSIKERMLYSSCKAPLLDLIQSLGVTIAKKGLIQD, from the exons ATGTCTCACCAAACGGGAATCAAGG ccAACGATGCATTAAAGAAGCTGTTTGCCAAATGTCGCGACGGGAAGATACGGGTATTGAAGGTTTCCATAGAAAATG AGGAACTAACTCCAGCATCTTCCTCTAAACCATTAAACAAATGGCAAGATGATTATGACAAAATGATCAAGCCATTGATCGTGGAGGATCAGCCAGCCTATATTCTCTACAGGTTGGACACAAAGTCACCAGATTCTGGTTATGATTGGTTATTTATATCCTGGTCTCCTGATACGGCGCCAGTGAGGCAAAAAATGCTTTATGCCTCTACCAAGGCCACGTTGAAGCAGGAATTTGGCACAGCCTCGATAAAAGAGGAATTGCATGGCACCGTTCCAGAAGATATCACACTGGAGGGGTATCACAAGCATAAGAGAAACGATACAGCACCTGTGCCATTAACAACGGCGGAGGAAGAATTGGCAGAGTTGAAGAAGACCACGGCAACTACAGATTACAGCGTTGAGACTAGACATCAGACGCTAAGCGGCGTAGCATTCCCAGTGTCGGACGAGGCCAAGCAGGCGATCACGGAACTGGGTAAAAGTGTTCACGAATACGTTCAACTGAAAATCGAACTGGAGGAGGAAAAGATACATTTAGTGACAGCTTGTGATATCTCATTGGATAAACTGCCAACTAAAGTACCATCGGACGCTGCTAGATATCATCTTTACAACTTTAAGCATACTCACGAAGGAGATTACACAGAAAGCATAG tTTTCATATATAGCATGCCAGGATATAGTTGCAGTATTAAAGAAAGAATGTTATACTCCTCGTGCAAGGCACCTCTTCTCGATCTTATCCAGTCCTTGGGAGTAACAATAGCAAAAAAG GGTTTAATACAGGATTAA